In one window of Toxotes jaculatrix isolate fToxJac2 chromosome 10, fToxJac2.pri, whole genome shotgun sequence DNA:
- the slc9a6a gene encoding sodium/hydrogen exchanger 6a: MLYKVTVNGAWRATRTLWLLLLVSLSVCICVCRASSPQEEDSAMENIVTEKRAEESHRQDSADLLIFILLLTLTILTIWLFKHRRFRFLHETGLAMIYGLLVGVVLRYGIHVPRDISNVTLSCHVNASPATLLVNVSGKFYEYTLKGEISANEVNDVQDNEMLRKVTFDPEVFFNILLPPIIFHAGYSLKRRHFFRNMGSILAYAFLGTVISCFVIGLLMYGCVMLMKQVGQLGGDFFFTDCLFFGAIVSATDPVTVLAIFNELQVDVDLYALLFGESVLNDAVAVVLSSSIVAYQPEGDNSHTFEVMAMLKSFGIFLGVFSGSFALGVATGVVTALVTKFTKLRDFQLLETALFFLMSWSTFLLAEACGFTGVVAVLFCGITQAHYTYNNLSPESQDRTKQLFELLNFLAENFIFSYMGLTLFTFQNHVFNPMFIVGAFLAVFLGRAANIYPLSFLLNLGRRNKIRSNFQHMMMFAGLRGAMTFALSIRDTATYARQMMFSTTLLVVFFTVWICGGGTTQMLSCQRIRVGVDSDQDNSMSIAEGSERRSTKQESAWLFRIWYNFDHNYLKPILTHSGPPLTATLPPCCGPLARFLTSPQAYENEGQLKDDDSDLILTDRDMSLTYGDITVSTDASGAHTSGGPAFAGASSDDLDRELTYGDHELVMRGTRLVLPMDDSEPPFTDPHHRMRI; encoded by the exons ATGCTGTATAAAGTGACTGTCAACGGTGCCTGGAGGGCGACGAGGACGCTGTGGCTGCTTTTGCTAGTGagcctgtctgtgtgcatctgtgtgtgccgAGCATCATCACCTCAGGAGGAGGACAGTGCCATGGAGAACATCGTTACAGAGAAAAGGGCTGAGGAAAGCCACAGGCAGGACAGCGCAGACCTGCTAATCTTCATCCTGCTCCTCACCCTCACCATCCTGACCATCTGGTTGTTCAAACACCGGCGGTTCAGGTTTCTGCATGAAACTGGGTTGGCGATGATTTATG GCTTACTTGTTGGCGTAGTCTTACGCTACGGCATCCATGTTCCTCGGGACATTAGCAACGTCACGTTGAGCTGCCACGTTAATGCCAGCCCTGCCACTCTGCTGGTCAATGTCAGCGGCAAATTCTACGAGTACACTCTGAAAGGGGAGATCAGTGCCAATGAGGTGAACGACGTGCAAGACAATGAGATGCTGCGAAAG gtgacctttgaccctgaggTGTTCTTCAATATTCTTCTACCACCCATCATCTTCCATGCTGGCTACAGCTTGAAAAGG agaCACTTTTTCCGTAACATGGGATCCATCCTGGCGTATGCCTTTCTGGGGacagtcatttcctgttttgttattGG GTTGCTGATGTACGGCTGTGTGATGCTAATGAAGCAGGTGGGACAGCTGGGTGGAGACTTCTTCTTCACTGATTGTCTGTTCTTCGGAGCCATTGTCTCCGCCACAGACCCTG TGACAGTCCTGGCGATCTTCAATGAACTGCAGGTAGATGTGGATCTGTATGCTTTGCTGTTTGGAGAGAGTGTGCTCAATGACGCCGTGGCCGTGGTTCTGTCCTC GTCTATCGTAGCATATCAGCCAGAAGGGGACAACAGTCACACCTTTGAGGTCATGGCGATGCTGAAATCTTTTGGGATTTTCCTCGGAGTCTTCAGCGGCTCTTTTGCTCTAGGAGTGGCCACCGGAGTTGTCACGGCTCTC GTGACTAAGTTCACCAAGCTGAGAGATTTCCAGCTGTTGGAGACAGCTCTGTTCTTCCTCATGTCGTGGAGCACATTCCTGTTGGCTGAGGCTTGTGGCTTCacag GTGTGGTGGCAGTGCTGTTCTGTGGGATCACCCAGGCCCACTACACCTACAACAACCTGTCTCCTGAGTCCCAGGACAGGACCAAACAG CTGTTTGAACTGCTGAATTTCCTGGCAGAGAACTTCATTTTCTCCTACATGGGTCTCACGCTGTTCACCTTCCAGAACCACGTCTTTAATCCGATGTTCATTGTTGGCGCCTTT CTGGCAGTATTCCTGGGAAGAGCCGCTAACATCTACCCTCTCTCATTCCTCCTTAATCTGGGACGACGTAACAAGATCAGATCCAACTTTCAGCACATGATGATGTTTGCGG GACTGCGAGGTGCGATGACCTTCGCCCTGTCCATCAGGGACACGGCGACATACGCCCGTCAGATGATGTTTTCCACCACTCTGCTTGTGGTCTTCTTCACTGTGTGGATTTGTGGAGGTGGCACCACCCAGATGCTGTCTTGCCAGCGCATAAG agtggGAGTGGACTCTGATCAAGACAATTCT atgagcATCGCTGAAGgatcagagagaagaagcaCCAAACAAGAAAGTGCCTGGCTTTTCAGAATTTGGTATAACTTTGACCACAA CTACCTGAAGCCCATCCTGACTCACAGTGGCCCCCCTCTCACAGCCACGCTGCCTCCCTGCTGTGGCCCCCTCGCCCGCTTCCTCACCAGCCCTCAGGCCTATGAG AATGAAGGCCAGTTGAAGGATGACGACTCTGACCTCAtcctgacagacagagatatGAGCCTGACCTATGGTGACATTACTGTCAGTACAGATGCCTCAGGTGCCCACACCAGCGGTGGTCCAGCCTTTGCTGGTGCCTCCTCTGATGACTTGGACAGAGAGTTAACATATGGAGATCATGAGCTAGTGATGAGGGGCACGCGCCTGGTGCTGCCCATGGATGACTCAGAGCCGCCCTTCACAGACCCTCACCACCGCATGCGGATTTGA
- the LOC121188126 gene encoding myb-like protein X: MEETYLLNHPGVRKKILAGGTGPLPHFPPGTKLVFHFQTLLDDFERTVIDDSRLAGRPAEIFVGKMFKMEVWETLLTSMRIGEVAEFWCDAIHTGLYPIVSKGMRLIAQGKDPLEGQRHMCGMGNLFHYHSTGFPELDELMRTPQPLIFIMELLQVGDPMSYHRESWMMEKDEKLQTVPVLHMQGNALVKQRQFREAASKYKEAILLLKTVQSREMPGDIDYINLGRMIIPLELNYCQCMLELEEYYEVIEHTTELLEKHKDCVKGYYKRAKAHAAVWNEKEARRDFNMVAHLDITLASLVNRELKALSERMKEKYWEEKEKYWNMLEQKENSKKEDEEEEHDEEEKEEKKEDKGRQEESPSNDEFGGSKKGTVKVTLAEGAGNKEEASSSEINPNASHKTEEKDWQQMLRLVMLLQNEGNFLIKENNFQEASVKFKEAIEYVDFLQDKVDKHSEDWESLEKVRLPLILNLSQCMLELKQYQQVVELNDKLLKKHKGNFKAVYQRARAHAALCNEDEARRDLEMVEKLDPKFKPFVRQELKKLGERMRTMHTLQNKTYWDTTQERWGPGGSKTKRAARKKNIKFAQKAIVEKAETDEKREESKTEGKESSEKTAPAETEGVDDAETEKSPDVKAERSNKELENGRASEEGLDNENVQSVVVHEYRQGAPDNRATDKDTNPSPTSTSKDNIVSKRSACDKGRKKVKCQSSAAPDPSSTRQGNKATSDKTGNGDTQSE, from the exons ATGGAGGAAACGTACCTTCTCAACCATCCAGGAGTGAGGAAGAAGATTCTGGCTGGGGGCACAGGACCGCTGCCACACTTTCCACCTGGGACAAAG CTGGTGTTTCACTTCCAGACGCTGTTAGACGACTTCGAGCGGACGGTCATCGATGACAGTCGACTGGCTGGCAGGCCGGCTGAGATCTTTGTCGGAAAGATGTTCAAGATGGAAGTCTGGGAAACGCTGCTGACATCCATGAGGATTGGAGAGGTGGCTGAATTCTGGTGTGATGCCATT CACACAGGGTTGTACCCGATTGTGTCCAAGGGAATGAGGCTGATCGCTCAAGGGAAAGACCCCCTGGAGGGCCAGAGACACATGTGCGGCATGGGAAACCTGTTCCACTATCACTCCACTGGCTTCCCAGAGCTGGATGAGCTAATGAGAACTCCACAGCCACTTATATTTATCATGGAGCTGTTGCAG GTTGGAGACCCCATGTCCTACCACAGAGAGTCGTGGATGATGGAAAAGgatgagaagctgcagacagtgCCAGTTCTCCACATGCAGGGCAATGCGCTGGTCAAGCAAAGACAATTCAGAGAGGCTGCCAGCAAGTACAAAGAGgccatcctgctgctgaaaactgtcCAGTCCAGA GAAATGCCGGGTGATATAGACTACATTAACTTGGGTCGAATGATTATCCCGCTGGAACTGAACTACTGCCAGTGTATGTTGGAGCTGGAGGAATATTATGAGGTTATAGAGCACACCACCGAACTGCTGGAGAAACACAAAG ACTGTGTGAAGGGCTACTACAAGAGAGCCAAGGCCCACGCTGCTGTGTGGAATGAAAAGGAAGCCCGGAGAGACTTCAACATGGTGGCCCACCTCGACATCACTCTGGCGTCTCTTGTCAACAGAGAGCTGAAGGCCCTGTCAGAGCGCATGAAGGAGAAGTActgggaggagaaggagaagtaCTGGAACATGCTGGAGCAAAAGGAGAACAGCAAaaaagaagatgaggaagaggaacatgatgaggaggagaaggaggaaaagaaggaagacaAAGGAAGACAAGAAG aatctcCATCCAATGATGAATTTGGTGGAAGTAAAAAAGGCACAGTAAAGGTCACACTGGCTGAGGGAGCAGGTAACAAAGAGGAAGCAAGCTCTTCTGAAATCAATCCAAATGCTTCCcataaaacagaggagaaggacTGGCAACAGATGCTACGACTGGTCATGTTGCTGCAGAACGAGGGAAACTTCCTCATCAAAGAAAACAACTTTCAAGAGGCTTCTGTAAAGTTCAAAGAAGCCATAGAATATGTTGACTTCCTTCAAGATAAG GTGGATAAACACAGCGAGGACTGGGAGTCACTGGAGAAAGTGCGTCTTCCTCTGATTCTCAACCTCAGCCAGTGCATGCTGGAGCTGAAACAGTACCAGCAAGTGGTGGAGCTCAACGACAAGCTGCTGAAGAAGCATAAAg GTAACTTTAAGGCGGTGTACCAGCGGGCGCGAGCACATGCCGCTTTATGCAATGAGGATGAAGCTCGGAGGGACTTGGAAATGGTGGAGAAGTTGGACCCAAAGTTCAAACCCTTCGTTCGACAGGAACTGAAAAAGCTGGGTGAGCGCATGCGCACCATGCACACCCTCCAGAATAAAACTTACTGGGATACGACGCAAGAGAGGTGGGGGCCTGGGGGAAGCAAGACCAAGAGAGCAGCAAGAAAGAAGAACATCAAATTTGCACAGAAAGCCATAGTAGAAAAAGCTGAAACagatgagaagagagaagagagtaaGACTGAGGGGAAGGAAAGCTCAGAGAAAACCGCCCCTgctgagacagagggagtggATGACGCAGAAACGGAGAAAAGTCCAGATGTGAAAGCAGAGCGGAGTAATAAAGAGCTAGAGAATGGGAGAGCAAGTGAAGAGGGGTTAgataatgaaaatgtacagaGTGTGGTAGTTCATGAGTACAGGCAGGGTGCACCAGATAATCGAGCAACAGATAAAGATACCAATCCTTCGCCCACCAGCACAAGCAAAGATAATATAGTGAGCAAGAGATCAGCATGCGATAAGGGCAGAAAGAAGGTCAAATGCCAATCAAGTGCTGCACCGGACCCGAGCAGTACAAGGCAAGGGAACAAAGCCACCAGTGATAAGACAGGAAATGGTGACACTCAATCAGAATAG
- the taf7 gene encoding transcription initiation factor TFIID subunit 7, giving the protein MTSKLKVGKVGSKSKEDAPYELESQFVLRLPSEYASTVRRIAQSSSMNMKDRLTIELHPDGRHGIVRVDRVPLACKLVDLPCMIESLKTVDKKTFYKTADVCQMLVCTLDGDLYPPLEEPTGTDPKSKKKDKDKDKKFIWNHGITYPLKNTRKRRFRKTAKKKYIESPDVEKEVKRLLSTDAEAVSVRWEVIAEDESKEADQHGSLANLDSSPGTSGHKMGHGSSAQRDELREIFNDISSSSEDEEDEGDRHEDEDLNIMDTEDDLVRQLQDKLNESDSTQHESDRNNQIVMEYQVQINSIKAKLQDTRARKKQQDELIMKVENQALKNRFQALLDEIIQQEEREMEQLASLQEQLDSLIEK; this is encoded by the exons ATGACATCTAAACTGAAAG TTGGGAAGGTCGGCTCCAAGAGTAAGGAGGATGCTCCTTATGAGCTGGAGAGCCAGTTTGTCCTGAGGCTGCCTTCG GAGTATGCCTCAACAGTAAGAAGGATTGCCCAGTCTAGCAGTATGAATATGAAAGACAGACTCACCATTGAGTTGCACC CTGATGGTCGTCATGGCATAGTGAGAGTAGACCGTGTCCCTTTGGCCTGCAAACTGGTGGATCTGCCCTGTATGATTGAGTCTTTGAAAACTGTGGACAAGAAGACGTTTTACAAAACAGCTGATGTGTGCCAG ATGCTAGTATGTACACTAGATGGAGACCTTTACCCTCCTTTAGAGGAGCCAACTGGCACCGACCCTAAGAGCAAgaagaaggacaaagacaagGACAAGAAATTCATTTGGAACCACGGCA TCACCTACCCTCTGAAGAACACACGCAAGAGAAGATTTCGAAAGACTGCGAAAAAGAAG TACATTGAATCTCCTGATGTGGAAAAGGAGGTGAAGAGATTGCTGAGCACGGACGCCGAGGCTGTCAGTGTCC GGTGGGAAGTAATAGCAGAAGATGAGTCCAAAGAAGCGGACCAACACGGCTCTCTGGCCAACCTGGACTCCTCACCTGGCACCTCAGGACACAAGATGGGTCATGGGTCTTCTG CCCAGCGTGACGAACTGAGGGAGATCTTCAATGACATCAGCAGCTccagtgaggatgaggaggacgaAGGAGACCGGCACGAGGATGAGGACCTGAATATCATGGACACGGAGGATGATCTGGTCCGACAGCTCCAAGACAAACTCAACGAGTCTGATTCGACGCAGCatgaaagtgacagaaacaacCAGATAG TTATGGAGTATCAGGTGCAGATCAACAGCATCAAGGCCAAGCTTCAGGATACGCGCGCCCGTAAGAAACAGCAGGACGAGCTCATCATGAAAGTGGAAAACCAGGCCCTCAAA AACCGTTTCCAGGCCTTGCTGGATGAGATTATTCAGCAGGAGGAGCGGGAGATGGAGCAG CTGGCCTCCCTGCAGGAGCAGCTGGACTCACTGATCGAGAAGTGA